In the Acanthopagrus latus isolate v.2019 chromosome 23, fAcaLat1.1, whole genome shotgun sequence genome, one interval contains:
- the mapk8ip3 gene encoding C-Jun-amino-terminal kinase-interacting protein 3 isoform X14, with the protein MMELQIDEVVYQDDYGSGSVMSERVSGLANSIYREFERLIRSYDEEVVKELMPLVVNVLENLDAVLTENQEHEVELELLKEDNEQLITQYEREKALRKQAEEKFIEFEDALEAEKKDLQVQVEFLELQGKQLELKTKNYSDQITRLEERESDMKKEYNALHQRHTEMIQTYVEHIERSKMQQAGSNSQPEGPGCGRTKAERPPSLNLYPNVEGMEDGSESDSVAATPSSTGSKSNTPTSSVPSATVTPINEGFFPNAEFDAMRPGNRRKSAKRLSRNMEVQVCQETRNVSIGMGSSDEFQEIFDSTPELDMCVDPRGYGGGNSPSQGIVNEAFGINTDSLYHEIKDAKSDIIGDVDAGAELLGEFSVRDDFFGMGKEVENLLTENKQLLETKNALNIVKNDLIAKVDELSGEQEVLREELEAVRQSKNKVDARVKELEEELKRLRAEALGASRDSKDEGGDDFSSPMQDGDMTMTQRRRFTRVEMARVLMERNQYKERLMELQEAVRWTEMIRASRESPPIQEKKKSTIWQFFARLFSTSSSPPPVKRPYYSVNIHYKSPSPAGFSQRRSHTMCQISTSNRTLEFFPEELASNGVASLLSDSALLARREQRREQYRQVREHMRRDDGIMQACGWSVPSRLKQTGGQMDSAQDSPLKRQQPTNEKEDNRMKNVPVPVYCRPLVEKDPNRKLWCAAGVDLTGWRASSQESVPAKAPSGSGDPLHAEEDGAGRKSSHSSPEKRKSKELQETDTMSSRVWILTSTHSASKVVIIDANQPGSLVDQFNVCNAHVLCISSVPAASESDYPAGEIVLDPGDGGAGGGDDAGSVEGMLAGITLVGCATNCSVARSNCSSRTDTPIMDKGQAPTAPPMNGKIHPAQSAEEATEATEVPESTSGQTELGPPGPFTEHVFTDPQPRPADASDRSTGQSKEESTHPTDSEDGGEDTKNYTSVAPTMWLGAQNGWLYVHSAVGNWKKCLHSIKLKDSVLSLVHVKGRVLVALADGTLAIFHRSEDGQWDLSNYHLMDLGRPHHSIRCMAVVHDKVWCGYKNKIHVIQPKSMQIEKSFDAHPRRESQVRQLAWIGDGVWVSIRLDSTLRLYHAHTHQHLQDVDIEPYVSKMLGTGKLGFSFVRITALLIGGNRLWVGTGNGVIISIPLTETVVLHRGQLLGVRANKVSPTSSSGVIHVYGDDGSEKSTGSFIPYCSMAQAQLCFHGHRDAVKFFVSVPGNVLATLNGSVLDSPSEGQGSTAPQETEAQSVHNVLVLSGGEGYIDFRIGDGEDDETEEGESAVATQMKPAVCKAERSHIIVWQVSYIPE; encoded by the exons AAATTCATTGAATTCGAGGATGCGTTGGAAGCGGAGAAGAAGGACCTGCAGGTGCAGGTAGAGTTCCTGGAGCTGCAGGGGAAACAGCTGGAGCTCAAGACAAAGAACTACTCTGACCAGA tcacTCGGTTGGAGGAGCGAGAATCCGACATGAAGAAAGAATACAACGCTCTGCACCAGCGTCACACTGAG ATGATTCAGACGTACGTCGAGCACATAGAGCGGTCCAAAATGCAGCAGGCAGGGAGCAACAGCCAACCAGAAGGCCCCGGCTGTGGACGAAC CAAAGCGGAGCGCCCGCCGTCATTGAACCTCTACCCCAACGTCGAGGGCATG GAGGATGGATCAGAGTCCGACTCAGTGGCGGCCACACCCAGCAGCACGGGAAGCAAGTCCAACACACCCACCTCCTCCGTCCCCTCCGCCACAGTCACCCCCATCAACGAGGGCTTCTTCCCGAATGCTGAGTTTGATGCCATGCGGCCCGGGAACCGCAGGAAAAGTGCCAAACGGCTCAGCCGGAATATGGAGGTGCAGGTTTGCCAGGAGACCAGGAATGTCAGCATTG GAATGGGAAGCAGTGACGAGTTTCAGGAGATCTTCGATTCTACTCCTGAGTTGGACATGTGTGTGGACCCCCGAGGGtatggaggaggaaacag CCCCTCGCAGGGCATAGTCAACGAGGCCTTTGGCATCAACACCGACTCGCTCTACCACGAGATCAAAGACGCCAAGTCGGACATCATTGGTGATGTGGATGCGGGTGCTGAGCTGCTAG GCGAGTTTTCAG TCCGCGATGATTTCTTCG GGATGGGCAAAGAGGTGGAGAACCTGctgacagagaacaaacagctcCTAGAGACCAA AAATGCTCTCAACATTGTGAAAAACGACCTCATTGCCAAAGTGGACGAGCTGTCGGGGGAGCAGGAGGTGCTGAGGGAGGAGCTCGAGGCTGTGAGGCAGTCCAAGAACAAGGTGGACGCCAGAGtcaaggagctggaggaagagctCAAGAG GTTACGAGCAGAGGCCCTCGGTGCATCTCGGGACTCTaaggatgaaggaggagatgaT TTTTCATCGCCCATGCAGGACGGCGACATGACAATGACGCAGCGGCGGCGGTTCACCCGGGTGGAGATGGCCCGAGTGCTGATGGAGAGGAATCAGTACAAAGAGAGACtgatggagctgcaggaggccgTCCGGTGGACAGAAATGATCAG GGCATCCCGAGAGAGTCCTCCAatccaagagaagaagaagtccACCATCTGGCAGTT CTTTGCACGCCTCTTCAGCACATCGTCCAGCCCTCCGCCTGTCAAGCGGCCGTACTACAGCGTCAACATCCACTACAAGTCTCCCTCGCCGGCCGGTTTCTCCCAGCGGCGCAGCCACACCATGTGTCAGATCTCCACCTCTAACCGCACGCTGGAGTTCTTCCCTGAAGA ACTGGCCAGTAACGGTGTTGCGTCTCTCCTCAGTGACTCGGCACTGTTGGCCCGCCGAGAGCAGCGGCGTGAGCAGTACCGGCAGGTCCGCGAGCACATGCGCCGCGATGACGGCATCATGCAGGCCTGTGGCTGGAGCGTGCCGTCACGCTTaaaacag ACTGGAGGTCAGATGGACAGCGCTCAGGACAGCCCGCTGAAGAGACAACAG CCCACTAATGAGAAGGAGGACAACCGCATGAAGAATGTGCCCGTCCCGGTGTACTGCCGTCCTCTGGTGGAGAAGGACCCCAACAGGAAG TTGTGGTGTGCAGCCGGGGTGGACCTGACAGGATGGAGAGCCAGCAGCCAGGAGTCGGTACCGGCCAAAGCACCGTCAGGCAGCGGCGACCCCCTGCACGCCGAGGAGGACGGCGCGGGCAGGAAGAGCAGCCACAGCTCCCCAGAGAAGAGGAAG TCGAAGGAGCTCCAGGAAACAGACACGATGAGCAGCCGAGTGTGGATCCTCACCAGCACCCACTCTGCTAGCAAGGTGGTCATCATCGACGCCAACCAGCCGGGCTCACTGGTCGACCAGTTCAACGTCTGCAACGCCCACGTGCTCTGCATCTCCAGCGTGCCAG CGGCCAGTGAGAGCGACTATCCAGCAGGAGAGATCGTGTTGGATCCAGGTGACGGTGGGGCAGGTGGAGGCGACGACGCGGGCAGCGTGGAGGGTATGTTGGCTGGCATCACTCTCGTCGGCTGTGCCACCAACTGCAGCGTTGCCCGTAGCAACTGTTCCTCGCGTACCGACACGCCCATAATGGACAAAGGACAAG CCCCCACTGCTCCCCCCATGAACGGGAAGATTCACCCCGCCCAGTCGGCTGAGGAGGCCACCGAGGCCACCGAGGTTCCCGAATCGACGTCAGGCCAAACGGAGCTGGGACCTCCGGGACCGTTCACCGAGCACGTCTTCACCGATCCCCAGCCTCGTCCAGCCGACGCCTCTGACAG GAGCACAGGTCAGTCCAAAGAGGAATCTACTCACCCTACAGACTCGGAGGACGGCGGCGAAGACACCAAGAACTACACCAGCGTGGCCCCCACTATGTGGCTCGGGGCACAGAACGGCTG GCTCTACGTCCACTCAGCGGTTGGAAACTGGAAGAAGTGTCTCCACTCCATCAAACTCAAAGACTCTGTGCTCAGCCTGGT GCATGTGAAAGGTCGCGTGCTGGTTGCCCTCGCTGACGGGACCCTCGCCATATTCCACAGATCAGAAG ACGGCCAGTGGGATTTGTCTAACTACCACCTGATGGACCTCGGCCGACCTCATCACTCCATCCGCTGCATGGCTGTGGTCCACGATAAAGTCTGGTGCGGCTACAAGAACAAGATCCACGTCATCCAGCCTAAGAGCATGCAGATCGAG AAGTCCTTCGATGCCCATCCCCGTAGGGAGAGTCAGGTGCGGCAGCTGGCGTGGATCGGCGACGGTGTGTGGGTGTCGATCCGGCTAGACTCGACCCTGCGTCTCtaccacgcacacacacaccagcacctCCAGGATGTGGACATAGAGCCATACGTCAGCAAGATGCTGG GCACCGGCAAGCTGGGCTTCTCTTTCGTGCGAATCACAGCACTTCTGATCGGCGGAAATCGTCTCTGGGTCGGAACCGGAAACGGTGTGATCATCTCCATCCCACTGACAGAGA CGGTGGTCCTTCACCGGGGACAGCTCCTTGGTGTGAGGG CCAATAAGGTGTCTCCTACATCGTCCAGTGGTGTGATTCACGTGTACGGTGACGACGGCTCTGAGAAGAGCACCGGCAGCTTCATCCCCTACTGCTCCATGGCACAGGCCCAGCTCTGCTTCCATGGACACCGTGATGCTGTCAAGTTCTTCGTCTCTGTCCCCG GCAATGTTCTGGCCACCCTGAATGGCAGCGTGCTGGACAGTCCGTCAGAGGGTCAGGGCTCTACAGCGCCGCAAGAGACGGAGGCCCAGAGTGTTCATAATGTGTTGGtgctgagtggaggagagggcTACATTGACTTCCGCATAG gagatggagaggatgacgagacagaggaaggagagagcgCCGTAGCTACGCAGATGAAACCTGCCGTGTGCAAAGCCGAGCGGAGCCACATCATCGTCTGGCAGGTGTCTTACATACCCGAGTGA
- the mapk8ip3 gene encoding C-Jun-amino-terminal kinase-interacting protein 3 isoform X3 yields the protein MMELQIDEVVYQDDYGSGSVMSERVSGLANSIYREFERLIRSYDEEVVKELMPLVVNVLENLDAVLTENQEHEVELELLKEDNEQLITQYEREKALRKQAEEKFIEFEDALEAEKKDLQVQVEFLELQGKQLELKTKNYSDQITRLEERESDMKKEYNALHQRHTEMIQTYVEHIERSKMQQAGSNSQPEGPGCGRTSKAERPPSLNLYPNVEGMVRGGLGGARMMPGKDIWQVSELGQSTFCSAYQEDGSESDSVAATPSSTGSKSNTPTSSVPSATVTPINEGFFPNAEFDAMRPGNRRKSAKRLSRNMEVQVCQETRNVSIGMGSSDEFQEIFDSTPELDMCVDPRGYGGGNSPSQGIVNEAFGINTDSLYHEIKDAKSDIIGDVDAGAELLGEFSVRDDFFGMGKEVENLLTENKQLLETKNALNIVKNDLIAKVDELSGEQEVLREELEAVRQSKNKVDARVKELEEELKRLRAEALGASRDSKDEGGDDFSSPMQDGDMTMTQRRRFTRVEMARVLMERNQYKERLMELQEAVRWTEMIRASRESPPIQEKKKSTIWQFFARLFSTSSSPPPVKRPYYSVNIHYKSPSPAGFSQRRSHTMCQISTSNRTLEFFPEELASNGVASLLSDSALLARREQRREQYRQVREHMRRDDGIMQACGWSVPSRLKQTGGQMDSAQDSPLKRQQPTNEKEDNRMKNVPVPVYCRPLVEKDPNRKLWCAAGVDLTGWRASSQESVPAKAPSGSGDPLHAEEDGAGRKSSHSSPEKRKSKELQETDTMSSRVWILTSTHSASKVVIIDANQPGSLVDQFNVCNAHVLCISSVPAASESDYPAGEIVLDPGDGGAGGGDDAGSVEGMLAGITLVGCATNCSVARSNCSSRTDTPIMDKGQAPTAPPMNGKIHPAQSAEEATEATEVPESTSGQTELGPPGPFTEHVFTDPQPRPADASDRSTGQSKEESTHPTDSEDGGEDTKNYTSVAPTMWLGAQNGWLYVHSAVGNWKKCLHSIKLKDSVLSLVHVKGRVLVALADGTLAIFHRSEDGQWDLSNYHLMDLGRPHHSIRCMAVVHDKVWCGYKNKIHVIQPKSMQIEKSFDAHPRRESQVRQLAWIGDGVWVSIRLDSTLRLYHAHTHQHLQDVDIEPYVSKMLGTGKLGFSFVRITALLIGGNRLWVGTGNGVIISIPLTETVVLHRGQLLGVRANKVSPTSSSGVIHVYGDDGSEKSTGSFIPYCSMAQAQLCFHGHRDAVKFFVSVPGNVLATLNGSVLDSPSEGQGSTAPQETEAQSVHNVLVLSGGEGYIDFRIGDGEDDETEEGESAVATQMKPAVCKAERSHIIVWQVSYIPE from the exons AAATTCATTGAATTCGAGGATGCGTTGGAAGCGGAGAAGAAGGACCTGCAGGTGCAGGTAGAGTTCCTGGAGCTGCAGGGGAAACAGCTGGAGCTCAAGACAAAGAACTACTCTGACCAGA tcacTCGGTTGGAGGAGCGAGAATCCGACATGAAGAAAGAATACAACGCTCTGCACCAGCGTCACACTGAG ATGATTCAGACGTACGTCGAGCACATAGAGCGGTCCAAAATGCAGCAGGCAGGGAGCAACAGCCAACCAGAAGGCCCCGGCTGTGGACGAAC CAGCAAAGCGGAGCGCCCGCCGTCATTGAACCTCTACCCCAACGTCGAGGGCATGGTACGTGGGGGTCTCGGGGGGGCTAGGATGATGCCGGGGAAGGACATCTGGCAGGTCAGCGAGCTCGGCCAGTCTACCTTCTGCTCCGCCTATCAG GAGGATGGATCAGAGTCCGACTCAGTGGCGGCCACACCCAGCAGCACGGGAAGCAAGTCCAACACACCCACCTCCTCCGTCCCCTCCGCCACAGTCACCCCCATCAACGAGGGCTTCTTCCCGAATGCTGAGTTTGATGCCATGCGGCCCGGGAACCGCAGGAAAAGTGCCAAACGGCTCAGCCGGAATATGGAGGTGCAGGTTTGCCAGGAGACCAGGAATGTCAGCATTG GAATGGGAAGCAGTGACGAGTTTCAGGAGATCTTCGATTCTACTCCTGAGTTGGACATGTGTGTGGACCCCCGAGGGtatggaggaggaaacag CCCCTCGCAGGGCATAGTCAACGAGGCCTTTGGCATCAACACCGACTCGCTCTACCACGAGATCAAAGACGCCAAGTCGGACATCATTGGTGATGTGGATGCGGGTGCTGAGCTGCTAG GCGAGTTTTCAG TCCGCGATGATTTCTTCG GGATGGGCAAAGAGGTGGAGAACCTGctgacagagaacaaacagctcCTAGAGACCAA AAATGCTCTCAACATTGTGAAAAACGACCTCATTGCCAAAGTGGACGAGCTGTCGGGGGAGCAGGAGGTGCTGAGGGAGGAGCTCGAGGCTGTGAGGCAGTCCAAGAACAAGGTGGACGCCAGAGtcaaggagctggaggaagagctCAAGAG GTTACGAGCAGAGGCCCTCGGTGCATCTCGGGACTCTaaggatgaaggaggagatgaT TTTTCATCGCCCATGCAGGACGGCGACATGACAATGACGCAGCGGCGGCGGTTCACCCGGGTGGAGATGGCCCGAGTGCTGATGGAGAGGAATCAGTACAAAGAGAGACtgatggagctgcaggaggccgTCCGGTGGACAGAAATGATCAG GGCATCCCGAGAGAGTCCTCCAatccaagagaagaagaagtccACCATCTGGCAGTT CTTTGCACGCCTCTTCAGCACATCGTCCAGCCCTCCGCCTGTCAAGCGGCCGTACTACAGCGTCAACATCCACTACAAGTCTCCCTCGCCGGCCGGTTTCTCCCAGCGGCGCAGCCACACCATGTGTCAGATCTCCACCTCTAACCGCACGCTGGAGTTCTTCCCTGAAGA ACTGGCCAGTAACGGTGTTGCGTCTCTCCTCAGTGACTCGGCACTGTTGGCCCGCCGAGAGCAGCGGCGTGAGCAGTACCGGCAGGTCCGCGAGCACATGCGCCGCGATGACGGCATCATGCAGGCCTGTGGCTGGAGCGTGCCGTCACGCTTaaaacag ACTGGAGGTCAGATGGACAGCGCTCAGGACAGCCCGCTGAAGAGACAACAG CCCACTAATGAGAAGGAGGACAACCGCATGAAGAATGTGCCCGTCCCGGTGTACTGCCGTCCTCTGGTGGAGAAGGACCCCAACAGGAAG TTGTGGTGTGCAGCCGGGGTGGACCTGACAGGATGGAGAGCCAGCAGCCAGGAGTCGGTACCGGCCAAAGCACCGTCAGGCAGCGGCGACCCCCTGCACGCCGAGGAGGACGGCGCGGGCAGGAAGAGCAGCCACAGCTCCCCAGAGAAGAGGAAG TCGAAGGAGCTCCAGGAAACAGACACGATGAGCAGCCGAGTGTGGATCCTCACCAGCACCCACTCTGCTAGCAAGGTGGTCATCATCGACGCCAACCAGCCGGGCTCACTGGTCGACCAGTTCAACGTCTGCAACGCCCACGTGCTCTGCATCTCCAGCGTGCCAG CGGCCAGTGAGAGCGACTATCCAGCAGGAGAGATCGTGTTGGATCCAGGTGACGGTGGGGCAGGTGGAGGCGACGACGCGGGCAGCGTGGAGGGTATGTTGGCTGGCATCACTCTCGTCGGCTGTGCCACCAACTGCAGCGTTGCCCGTAGCAACTGTTCCTCGCGTACCGACACGCCCATAATGGACAAAGGACAAG CCCCCACTGCTCCCCCCATGAACGGGAAGATTCACCCCGCCCAGTCGGCTGAGGAGGCCACCGAGGCCACCGAGGTTCCCGAATCGACGTCAGGCCAAACGGAGCTGGGACCTCCGGGACCGTTCACCGAGCACGTCTTCACCGATCCCCAGCCTCGTCCAGCCGACGCCTCTGACAG GAGCACAGGTCAGTCCAAAGAGGAATCTACTCACCCTACAGACTCGGAGGACGGCGGCGAAGACACCAAGAACTACACCAGCGTGGCCCCCACTATGTGGCTCGGGGCACAGAACGGCTG GCTCTACGTCCACTCAGCGGTTGGAAACTGGAAGAAGTGTCTCCACTCCATCAAACTCAAAGACTCTGTGCTCAGCCTGGT GCATGTGAAAGGTCGCGTGCTGGTTGCCCTCGCTGACGGGACCCTCGCCATATTCCACAGATCAGAAG ACGGCCAGTGGGATTTGTCTAACTACCACCTGATGGACCTCGGCCGACCTCATCACTCCATCCGCTGCATGGCTGTGGTCCACGATAAAGTCTGGTGCGGCTACAAGAACAAGATCCACGTCATCCAGCCTAAGAGCATGCAGATCGAG AAGTCCTTCGATGCCCATCCCCGTAGGGAGAGTCAGGTGCGGCAGCTGGCGTGGATCGGCGACGGTGTGTGGGTGTCGATCCGGCTAGACTCGACCCTGCGTCTCtaccacgcacacacacaccagcacctCCAGGATGTGGACATAGAGCCATACGTCAGCAAGATGCTGG GCACCGGCAAGCTGGGCTTCTCTTTCGTGCGAATCACAGCACTTCTGATCGGCGGAAATCGTCTCTGGGTCGGAACCGGAAACGGTGTGATCATCTCCATCCCACTGACAGAGA CGGTGGTCCTTCACCGGGGACAGCTCCTTGGTGTGAGGG CCAATAAGGTGTCTCCTACATCGTCCAGTGGTGTGATTCACGTGTACGGTGACGACGGCTCTGAGAAGAGCACCGGCAGCTTCATCCCCTACTGCTCCATGGCACAGGCCCAGCTCTGCTTCCATGGACACCGTGATGCTGTCAAGTTCTTCGTCTCTGTCCCCG GCAATGTTCTGGCCACCCTGAATGGCAGCGTGCTGGACAGTCCGTCAGAGGGTCAGGGCTCTACAGCGCCGCAAGAGACGGAGGCCCAGAGTGTTCATAATGTGTTGGtgctgagtggaggagagggcTACATTGACTTCCGCATAG gagatggagaggatgacgagacagaggaaggagagagcgCCGTAGCTACGCAGATGAAACCTGCCGTGTGCAAAGCCGAGCGGAGCCACATCATCGTCTGGCAGGTGTCTTACATACCCGAGTGA